A window of the Deltaproteobacteria bacterium genome harbors these coding sequences:
- a CDS encoding efflux RND transporter periplasmic adaptor subunit, giving the protein MTKGRWILAGLVVALVGFATVMGLRPKAPPPVEVTTSAAKKGTVTRVVTAAGHLQARETVKVSSNVTGDLLSLSVKEGDHVNRGQVLGQIDKRFYETQVTQFRGAVASARASIAQIEVAIEQDKRDVERMRRLTDERLASAAELDKLVTQLKMDEGRLAAQKELVAQNVGQLETALYNLSRATLTAPIDGTVLELSHKVGERIRGSDFSEDVVMLMGGLADMEVKAEVGEHEVVAIHVGDDTAVEIDAIPDKQFKGHVVAVGKNAQIKNPGTDAEVTTFFVRVGLDVPPESALPGMSSAVSISTATHDNVVMIPIQAVTSREAKKKEQKAAPREGEIKVADATTTTGTSGTNGGYGKDDPPTKAATGKPKPVKVVFVVDKDGVTQMREVQTGIASRTDVEVLSGIAEGETVVDGPYRTLARELQEGQKVKPQKPGQGAGDKGPQGGRS; this is encoded by the coding sequence ATGACGAAGGGACGCTGGATCCTCGCCGGATTGGTGGTGGCGCTGGTGGGTTTCGCCACCGTGATGGGCTTGCGGCCGAAGGCGCCGCCGCCGGTGGAGGTGACCACTTCGGCGGCGAAGAAGGGGACCGTCACCCGGGTGGTGACGGCCGCCGGACACCTGCAGGCCCGCGAGACGGTGAAGGTGAGCAGCAACGTCACCGGCGACCTGCTCTCCCTGAGCGTGAAGGAGGGCGATCACGTCAACCGCGGGCAGGTGCTGGGTCAGATCGACAAGCGCTTCTACGAGACGCAGGTGACGCAGTTCCGCGGCGCGGTGGCCTCTGCGCGCGCGTCGATCGCCCAGATCGAGGTGGCCATCGAGCAGGACAAGCGCGACGTCGAGCGGATGAGGCGGCTGACCGACGAGAGGCTGGCGAGCGCCGCCGAGCTGGACAAGCTGGTGACGCAGCTGAAGATGGACGAAGGCCGCCTCGCCGCGCAGAAGGAGCTGGTGGCGCAGAACGTCGGCCAGCTGGAGACCGCGCTCTACAACCTCTCGCGCGCGACGCTGACGGCGCCCATCGACGGCACCGTCCTCGAGCTCAGCCACAAGGTGGGCGAGCGCATCCGCGGCTCCGACTTCTCCGAGGACGTCGTGATGCTGATGGGTGGCCTCGCGGACATGGAGGTCAAGGCGGAGGTCGGGGAGCACGAGGTCGTGGCCATCCACGTCGGCGACGACACGGCGGTGGAGATCGACGCCATTCCCGACAAGCAGTTCAAGGGGCACGTGGTCGCGGTGGGCAAGAACGCCCAGATCAAGAACCCCGGCACCGACGCGGAAGTGACCACCTTCTTCGTCCGCGTGGGGCTCGACGTTCCACCCGAGAGCGCGCTGCCGGGCATGTCCAGCGCGGTGTCGATCTCGACGGCCACGCACGACAACGTGGTGATGATCCCGATCCAGGCGGTCACCTCGCGCGAGGCGAAGAAGAAGGAGCAGAAAGCCGCGCCGCGCGAGGGCGAGATCAAGGTGGCCGACGCCACCACCACGACCGGGACCAGCGGGACGAACGGGGGGTACGGCAAGGACGATCCGCCCACCAAGGCGGCGACCGGCAAGCCCAAGCCGGTCAAGGTGGTCTTCGTGGTCGACAAGGACGGCGTGACGCAGATGCGCGAGGTGCAAACCGGCATCGCCAGCCGCACCGACGTGGAGGTGCTGAGCGGCATCGCCGAGGGCGAGACGGTGGTGGACGGCCCGTATCGGACGCTCGCCCGCGAGCTGCAGGAGGGCCAGAAGGTCAAGCCGCAGAAGCCCGGCCAGGGGGCCGGGGACAAGGGCCCTCAGGGCGGCCGTAGCTGA
- a CDS encoding ABC transporter ATP-binding protein translates to MPLIELEHIVKTYDLGLSKVPALRDIHFPIERGEFVAIVGQSGSGKSTLMNIIGCLDVPTAGRYRLSGRDVSTLSDDELADVRNLEIGFVFQSFQLLPRASALENVELPLVYRGVSKKERRDRAVEALKMVGLEDRMKHKPAELSGGERQRVAIARALVTQPSLLLADEPTGNLDSRTGEEIVGLFLELHGRGNTIVLVTHEPRLAARCPRAVRLVDGLVIADGPGKEVAMANAEALGAEALAQFHAAAERVAARAGARP, encoded by the coding sequence ATGCCGCTCATCGAGCTGGAACACATCGTCAAGACGTACGACCTGGGCCTCTCGAAGGTCCCCGCGCTCCGGGACATCCACTTTCCGATCGAGCGGGGCGAGTTCGTCGCCATCGTCGGGCAGTCGGGGTCGGGCAAGTCGACGCTGATGAACATCATCGGCTGCCTCGACGTGCCCACCGCCGGGCGCTACCGGCTGTCCGGCCGCGACGTGAGCACGCTCTCCGACGACGAGCTGGCGGACGTGCGCAATCTCGAAATTGGATTCGTCTTCCAGAGCTTCCAGCTCCTCCCGCGCGCCAGCGCGCTGGAAAACGTCGAGCTGCCGCTCGTCTACCGCGGCGTCAGCAAGAAGGAGCGCCGCGACCGCGCCGTCGAGGCGCTGAAGATGGTGGGACTCGAGGACCGGATGAAGCACAAGCCGGCGGAGCTTTCCGGCGGCGAGCGGCAGCGGGTGGCGATCGCGCGTGCCCTCGTGACTCAGCCCTCGCTGCTGCTGGCCGACGAGCCCACCGGCAACCTCGACAGCCGGACCGGCGAGGAGATCGTCGGTCTCTTCCTCGAGCTGCACGGACGCGGCAATACCATCGTGCTGGTGACGCACGAGCCCAGGCTGGCCGCGCGCTGTCCCCGCGCGGTGCGGCTGGTGGACGGGCTGGTGATCGCGGACGGCCCGGGCAAGGAAGTGGCGATGGCGAACGCCGAGGCGCTCGGGGCCGAGGCGCTGGCCCAGTTCCATGCCGCCGCCGAGCGGGTGGCGGCGCGGGCAGGAGCACGGCCATGA
- a CDS encoding FtsX-like permease family protein, whose translation MKGIRRFFAELRDAIVQAAFSLVSHKLRALLTISGIAIGIMTVILIFMVQAGMSSSFARQLSTLGPNTLFVHKWKWGVSGNDWWKYKNRPHVNMLDLRALQANTTLPVAIAPLVNTQATVSYGGKDVKGVDVRGTTDGYLDATGWQIRRGRFLTALDQEIGANVCIIGADIEDAYFKRQEPLGQQIRVGPNLRCSIVGIFARKGNAFGQTQDLRVILPLSAFIQTFGSKRGLVVAVVAPEGKVRETEDEVTAVMRNARHLAPDQEENFSVNRQDKLLEGFNQMMMATNVTGILVGIITAIVAGIGIMNILLVSVKERTREIGIRRAIGARRGTILWQFLCEAVMVAVVGGMVGIVLASGAASIIDLISPLPARVDPRVMLGGVIGSAVLGMGFGLWPALTAAMLQPIEALRYE comes from the coding sequence ATGAAAGGCATCCGGAGGTTTTTCGCGGAGCTGCGCGACGCGATCGTGCAGGCGGCGTTTTCGCTCGTGTCGCACAAGCTCCGGGCGCTGTTGACCATCAGCGGGATCGCCATCGGCATCATGACGGTGATCCTGATCTTCATGGTGCAGGCGGGAATGTCGTCGAGCTTCGCCCGGCAGCTCAGCACACTGGGGCCGAATACCCTCTTCGTGCACAAGTGGAAGTGGGGCGTGAGCGGCAACGACTGGTGGAAGTACAAGAACCGGCCGCACGTGAACATGCTCGACCTGCGCGCGCTGCAGGCGAACACGACTCTGCCGGTGGCCATCGCTCCCCTGGTGAATACGCAAGCCACCGTCTCGTACGGCGGGAAGGACGTGAAAGGCGTCGACGTGCGCGGGACCACTGATGGTTATCTCGACGCCACCGGCTGGCAGATCCGGCGCGGACGCTTCCTGACGGCGCTGGACCAGGAGATCGGCGCCAACGTCTGCATCATCGGGGCGGACATCGAGGATGCCTACTTCAAGAGGCAGGAGCCGCTCGGTCAGCAGATCCGGGTAGGCCCCAACCTGCGCTGCAGCATCGTGGGCATCTTCGCGCGCAAGGGGAATGCGTTCGGGCAGACGCAGGACCTGCGGGTGATCCTCCCGCTGTCCGCCTTCATCCAGACCTTCGGCAGCAAGCGCGGCCTGGTGGTCGCCGTGGTGGCGCCGGAAGGCAAGGTGCGCGAGACCGAGGACGAGGTCACCGCCGTGATGCGCAACGCGCGGCACCTGGCGCCAGACCAGGAGGAGAACTTCTCGGTCAACCGGCAGGACAAGCTGCTCGAAGGGTTCAACCAGATGATGATGGCCACCAACGTCACCGGCATCCTGGTGGGCATCATCACCGCCATCGTGGCCGGCATCGGGATCATGAACATCCTTTTGGTCTCGGTGAAGGAGCGCACGCGGGAGATCGGCATCCGGCGCGCGATCGGGGCGCGGCGGGGGACCATCCTCTGGCAGTTCCTCTGCGAGGCGGTGATGGTGGCGGTGGTGGGAGGGATGGTTGGGATCGTGCTCGCGTCGGGAGCGGCGTCAATCATCGATCTGATCTCGCCCTTGCCGGCGAGGGTGGATCCGCGCGTGATGCTCGGCGGGGTGATCGGGTCTGCAGTGCTGGGAATGGGATTCGGGCTCTGGCCTGCGCTGACGGCGGCGATGCTGCAGCCGATCGAGGCGCTGCGCTATGAGTGA
- a CDS encoding ABC transporter permease, protein MSEVAVQAPGVEAPVSSGRLRRGWTARHDDLRLALDSLSSHKLRSGLTLLGIVIGVFTVVAMMGLLNGLRKSIDKQLGELGANVFQIQRWPAVQFGNFSPEIQARKKLTLSHMRQLKELLPQASQVGAQIWEYGKTATANGNTDLGVQVAGGTPEFFTLTNLSIASGHGYTEAEVIAATRVAVIGANVIDSLFPGQDPIGQKLRLGRMELEVIGTIERQGGLPIDTNPDNTVSVPISLFMELYGTSRTVDIGVMAHEPESMKKLQDQAVAAFRKVRGLDNSKENDFEVFSNESMRGMFDNLATVVTIASAFMCFLSLIVGGIGVMNIMLVAVTERTREIGLRKALGARRMRILMQFVIEAVFLAAFGGAIGVALGYCASWVGQFLKFPAQVPLWAVALGIGVSSGVGLVAGIYPAWRASRLDPAVALRDE, encoded by the coding sequence ATGAGTGAGGTAGCGGTCCAGGCGCCCGGAGTCGAGGCGCCGGTCTCGTCCGGCCGGTTGCGGCGCGGATGGACCGCGCGCCACGACGACCTGCGGCTCGCCCTCGACTCGCTCTCCTCGCACAAGCTGCGATCGGGGCTCACGCTGCTGGGCATCGTGATCGGCGTGTTCACGGTGGTGGCGATGATGGGCCTGTTGAACGGGCTGCGGAAGTCGATCGACAAGCAGCTCGGAGAGCTTGGAGCGAACGTCTTCCAGATCCAGCGCTGGCCGGCGGTGCAGTTCGGGAACTTCTCGCCCGAGATCCAGGCGCGCAAGAAGCTCACTCTCTCGCACATGCGCCAGCTCAAGGAGCTGCTGCCGCAAGCGAGCCAGGTGGGGGCGCAGATCTGGGAGTACGGCAAGACCGCGACCGCGAACGGGAACACCGACCTCGGCGTGCAGGTCGCCGGCGGCACTCCGGAGTTCTTCACGCTCACCAATCTGTCGATCGCCAGTGGCCATGGATACACCGAGGCGGAAGTGATCGCCGCGACCCGGGTGGCGGTGATCGGCGCGAACGTCATCGACTCCCTGTTCCCGGGTCAAGATCCGATCGGGCAGAAGCTCAGGCTGGGCCGGATGGAGCTGGAGGTCATCGGCACCATCGAGCGGCAGGGCGGGCTGCCGATCGACACCAACCCGGACAACACGGTGTCCGTCCCGATTTCGCTCTTCATGGAGCTGTACGGGACCTCGCGCACGGTGGACATCGGCGTCATGGCGCACGAGCCCGAATCGATGAAGAAGCTGCAGGACCAGGCCGTCGCCGCCTTCCGGAAGGTGCGGGGGCTGGACAACTCGAAGGAGAACGACTTCGAGGTCTTCTCCAACGAGTCGATGCGCGGCATGTTCGACAACCTGGCCACCGTGGTGACCATTGCCAGCGCGTTCATGTGCTTCCTCTCATTGATCGTGGGTGGCATCGGCGTCATGAACATCATGCTGGTCGCGGTGACCGAGCGGACCCGCGAGATCGGTCTGCGCAAGGCCCTCGGCGCTCGCCGGATGCGGATCCTGATGCAGTTCGTGATCGAAGCGGTGTTTTTGGCGGCCTTCGGCGGAGCGATCGGAGTCGCGCTCGGGTATTGCGCATCGTGGGTCGGCCAGTTCCTGAAGTTCCCCGCACAGGTGCCGCTCTGGGCCGTGGCGCTGGGGATCGGCGTGTCGAGCGGAGTGGGCCTCGTTGCAGGGATCTATCCGGCGTGGCGCGCGTCGCGGCTCGATCCGGCGGTGGCGCTCCGCGACGAGTAG
- a CDS encoding GNAT family N-acetyltransferase — MSLRVRSAEPADRVIVHALLTAQMIEHQLPAEPARIDRGLDAAFRAGTPAWLLIAERDGKPVGVLLANQIVSVEKGGETLWIEELYVTPEARRTGVARAILARVLEEARRRRLRALDLEVVRTQTAAFALYRAAGFSAVARDRLTLDL, encoded by the coding sequence ATGAGCCTCCGCGTCCGAAGCGCCGAACCCGCTGACCGCGTCATCGTGCACGCTCTGCTCACGGCCCAGATGATCGAGCACCAGCTCCCGGCCGAGCCGGCCCGCATCGACCGCGGCCTCGACGCGGCCTTCCGGGCCGGAACCCCGGCCTGGCTGCTGATCGCCGAGCGCGACGGCAAACCCGTCGGCGTCCTGCTGGCGAATCAGATCGTCTCGGTCGAGAAGGGAGGCGAAACGCTCTGGATCGAGGAGCTCTATGTCACGCCCGAGGCACGCCGCACCGGCGTAGCGCGCGCGATCCTCGCCCGCGTGCTCGAGGAAGCGCGCCGCCGTCGCCTGCGCGCCCTCGACCTCGAAGTCGTGCGCACCCAGACTGCCGCGTTCGCCCTCTACCGCGCAGCCGGCTTCAGCGCGGTGGCGCGGGACCGCCTGACCCTGGATCTGTAG
- a CDS encoding methyltransferase domain-containing protein, whose protein sequence is MLRSSAVFDALALPYDLLTRHPVWQRHRERMAQELPEGARHVLDLGCGPGISTAKLPAGTVGGDSAMSMLRRARRHDPRMPLVALDAAALPVRSGALDAVTLHSVLYLLPDQPAALREIARVLRPGGRAVLLEPQAGPRATMLGLARALPDVRWAATAALWRIMSGLYGRPTAQSLWNALEAAGLRVLRIDETLGGLGLLAVAEKP, encoded by the coding sequence ATGCTCCGGTCGTCGGCGGTGTTCGATGCGCTCGCGCTGCCGTATGATCTGTTGACGCGGCATCCGGTCTGGCAGCGGCATCGAGAGCGGATGGCGCAGGAGCTTCCCGAGGGTGCGCGGCACGTCCTCGATCTTGGTTGCGGACCGGGCATCTCCACCGCGAAGCTACCGGCGGGAACCGTCGGCGGCGACTCCGCCATGTCGATGCTCCGGCGAGCCCGCCGTCATGACCCGCGGATGCCGCTCGTCGCGCTCGACGCGGCGGCATTGCCGGTGCGGTCGGGAGCGCTCGACGCGGTGACGCTGCACAGCGTCCTGTACCTGCTCCCCGACCAGCCGGCCGCGCTCCGCGAGATCGCGCGCGTCCTGCGGCCCGGCGGCCGCGCCGTGCTGCTCGAGCCACAGGCCGGGCCGCGCGCGACGATGCTGGGCCTGGCCCGCGCCCTTCCCGACGTCCGCTGGGCGGCCACCGCCGCGCTCTGGCGGATCATGAGCGGGCTCTACGGCCGTCCTACGGCGCAGTCGCTTTGGAACGCTCTGGAAGCTGCCGGCCTGCGGGTGCTGCGGATCGACGAGACCCTGGGCGGCCTCGGCCTGCTGGCGGTGGCGGAGAAGCCGTGA
- a CDS encoding DUF971 domain-containing protein: MRYNRGMGLLDKIKPQRPQPKPTDLAFDADGNLLVRWDDGRESKFAPRWLRARCPCAECVEEWSGKRVVGEEQVKQDVKPQGMHEVGRYAMQVQWSDGHSTGIYSWDYLLKLREEQP; encoded by the coding sequence ATGCGTTACAACCGTGGCATGGGGCTGCTCGACAAGATCAAGCCGCAGAGGCCGCAACCGAAGCCCACCGATCTGGCGTTCGACGCCGACGGCAACCTGCTCGTCCGCTGGGACGACGGCCGGGAATCGAAGTTCGCGCCGCGGTGGCTGCGCGCCCGGTGCCCGTGCGCGGAGTGCGTGGAGGAATGGAGCGGCAAGCGCGTGGTGGGGGAGGAGCAGGTGAAGCAAGACGTAAAGCCGCAGGGGATGCATGAAGTCGGCCGGTACGCGATGCAGGTGCAGTGGTCAGATGGCCATTCGACCGGGATCTATTCCTGGGACTACCTGCTGAAACTGCGGGAAGAGCAGCCTTGA
- the fadI gene encoding acetyl-CoA C-acyltransferase FadI yields MPPRPGRRVAIVAGLRTPFVKANTSFKDLSALELGKQVVGELVQRAEIPAKAIDQIVFGTVIPSVELPNIAREVGLAAGLPKNVDAHSVVRACATSLQAMTSAADAIALGEIDLAVVGGSEAMSDVPITYSRPVAQAVLAASRGRSLVEKLQAFQHVSAKDLLPVPPAIAEYSTGLSMGESAEKMAKENGISREAQDAWAHRSHFLAAQAWEGGKFRHEVMRVLTGKDFETVVAEDNIVRKDSKLEGYGKLKPVFDKRYGSITAGNSSPLTDGAAALVVCAEERVRELGLRPLGFLRAYAYAAVDPGWQLLQAPAFSAPKALKRAGMKLSDIDLVEIHEAFAAQVLSNLQAWSSKKFADEHLGGAEPIGDVPDEKLNPRGGSIALGHPFAATGARLVHQALRELDEKGKNTALISICAAGGLGAACVLERT; encoded by the coding sequence ATGCCCCCCCGCCCAGGCCGCCGCGTCGCCATCGTCGCCGGCCTACGCACCCCATTCGTCAAAGCAAACACCTCGTTCAAGGATCTCTCGGCGCTGGAGCTGGGAAAGCAGGTCGTCGGGGAGCTGGTCCAGCGGGCGGAGATTCCCGCAAAGGCCATCGACCAGATCGTGTTCGGGACCGTGATTCCCTCGGTGGAGCTCCCCAATATCGCGCGCGAGGTGGGGCTGGCGGCGGGGCTGCCCAAGAATGTGGATGCGCACTCCGTGGTCCGGGCCTGCGCCACCAGCCTGCAGGCGATGACCAGCGCCGCCGACGCGATCGCGCTCGGCGAGATCGACCTCGCCGTCGTTGGTGGGTCGGAGGCGATGAGCGACGTTCCCATCACCTACTCGCGCCCGGTCGCCCAGGCCGTACTGGCGGCGAGCCGCGGCCGTTCCCTGGTGGAGAAGCTGCAAGCGTTCCAGCACGTCAGCGCCAAGGATCTGCTGCCGGTACCGCCCGCAATCGCCGAGTACTCCACCGGACTCTCCATGGGCGAGTCGGCGGAGAAGATGGCGAAGGAGAACGGCATCTCCCGCGAGGCGCAGGACGCCTGGGCGCACCGATCGCACTTCCTCGCCGCGCAGGCGTGGGAGGGCGGCAAGTTCCGTCACGAGGTCATGCGGGTCCTCACCGGGAAGGACTTCGAGACCGTGGTCGCCGAGGACAACATCGTGCGCAAGGACTCCAAGCTCGAGGGCTACGGCAAGCTCAAGCCGGTGTTCGACAAGAGGTACGGCTCGATCACCGCGGGCAACTCGTCGCCCTTGACCGACGGCGCCGCGGCCCTCGTGGTCTGCGCCGAGGAGCGCGTCCGCGAGCTCGGGCTCCGTCCGCTCGGCTTCCTGCGCGCGTACGCGTACGCCGCCGTCGACCCCGGTTGGCAACTCCTGCAGGCGCCCGCGTTCTCCGCGCCGAAAGCGCTCAAGCGCGCAGGGATGAAGCTGAGCGACATCGACCTCGTCGAGATCCACGAGGCCTTCGCCGCGCAGGTGCTCTCCAACCTCCAGGCCTGGAGCTCGAAGAAGTTCGCCGACGAGCACCTCGGCGGCGCGGAGCCCATCGGCGACGTCCCGGACGAAAAGCTGAACCCACGGGGCGGAAGCATCGCTCTCGGCCACCCCTTCGCCGCCACCGGCGCGCGCCTCGTGCATCAGGCGCTGCGCGAGCTGGACGAAAAGGGCAAGAACACGGCGCTGATCTCCATCTGCGCCGCCGGAGGCCTCGGCGCAGCCTGCGTCCTGGAGCGGACGTAG
- the fadJ gene encoding fatty acid oxidation complex subunit alpha FadJ, with translation MGALRAETGPDGIALVLYDVPGERVNTLRDTFQQDFHEIFGRLAEDSAVKGVVVASAKPDNFVVGADVEMLARTKSAIEATALARGAQQALQRLEDLGKRKPVVAAIHGPALGGGLELALACTYRIASDDRKTQLGQPEVQLGLIPGGGGTQRLPALIGIAQAIDLILTGKSVRAAKARKLGLVDDVVPRAILVEVARRRARELAEGELRIERNKVELKLPKLLRTEVLQQIALEDNPVGRKILFQQARKALLAKTHGHYPAPERALEAIRIGVEKGTEEGYRAEANFFGELVASDVSRRLVEIFFATQTLKKDTGVDEPSVKPRDVEKAAILGAGLMGAGIAYVTADAGITVRLKDKDDAALGRGLKQIAGILDERLRRKRLSPREREEKLALITGTTDYSGMRNADVVIEAVFEDLSVKHGVVRDVEREAANAIFASNTSSIPIGLIAEAASRPDKIVGMHFFSPVNKMPLLEVIRGRSTGAEAVATVVALGKRIGKTVIVVNDGPGFYTSRILAPYINEAAFIFTDGAAVEDIDRALVDFGFPVGPMQLLDEVGIDVAAKVAHVMHDAFGGRLASPAGFEKLVESGRLGRKTKKGFYLYGESKTKEVDRAVYELTPQGHKRNSPTTGEIAERCVLQMVNEAAHCLGDGILRSARDGDVGAVFGLGWPPFRGGPFRYADSLGAAQVVERLRSYQDKFGVRFTPAPKLVQLASSGGKFHGR, from the coding sequence ATGGGCGCCCTTCGCGCAGAGACAGGGCCGGACGGCATCGCGCTCGTCCTCTACGACGTTCCCGGCGAGCGCGTGAATACGCTGCGCGACACCTTCCAGCAGGACTTCCATGAGATTTTCGGCAGGCTCGCCGAGGATTCGGCGGTCAAGGGAGTTGTGGTCGCCTCCGCCAAGCCCGACAACTTCGTGGTCGGCGCCGACGTGGAGATGCTGGCGCGGACGAAGAGCGCCATCGAGGCGACGGCGCTGGCCCGCGGGGCGCAGCAGGCGCTGCAGCGGCTCGAAGATCTGGGCAAGCGCAAGCCGGTGGTCGCCGCCATCCACGGGCCCGCGTTGGGCGGCGGGCTGGAGCTGGCCCTGGCCTGCACGTACCGGATCGCTTCCGACGATCGCAAGACGCAGCTCGGACAGCCCGAGGTGCAGCTCGGGCTCATCCCGGGCGGCGGTGGAACACAGCGGCTGCCGGCGCTGATCGGCATCGCGCAGGCCATCGACCTGATCCTCACCGGCAAGTCCGTGCGGGCCGCGAAGGCGCGCAAGCTCGGCCTGGTGGACGACGTGGTGCCCAGGGCGATCCTGGTCGAGGTTGCGCGCCGGCGGGCCCGCGAGCTGGCCGAAGGCGAGCTGCGCATCGAGCGCAACAAGGTCGAGCTCAAGCTGCCGAAGCTGTTGCGCACGGAGGTGCTCCAGCAGATCGCCCTCGAGGACAACCCCGTGGGCCGGAAGATCCTCTTCCAGCAGGCGCGCAAGGCGCTCCTGGCGAAGACCCACGGACACTATCCAGCTCCGGAGCGCGCCCTGGAGGCCATCCGCATCGGCGTGGAGAAGGGAACCGAGGAAGGCTACCGCGCGGAGGCGAACTTCTTCGGCGAGCTCGTCGCGAGCGACGTCTCCCGCCGCCTGGTGGAGATCTTCTTCGCCACGCAGACGCTGAAGAAGGACACCGGCGTCGACGAGCCGTCGGTGAAGCCGCGCGACGTGGAGAAGGCGGCGATCCTGGGCGCCGGCCTGATGGGCGCCGGCATCGCGTACGTGACGGCGGATGCCGGGATCACGGTGCGGCTGAAGGACAAGGACGATGCGGCGCTCGGCCGGGGGCTGAAGCAGATCGCGGGCATCCTCGACGAGCGCCTCCGGCGGAAGCGGCTCAGCCCGCGCGAGCGCGAGGAGAAGCTGGCGCTGATCACCGGCACCACCGATTACAGCGGCATGCGGAACGCGGACGTCGTGATCGAGGCCGTGTTCGAGGACCTCTCCGTCAAGCACGGCGTCGTCCGCGACGTGGAGCGCGAGGCCGCCAACGCGATCTTCGCTTCCAATACCTCGTCCATTCCGATCGGCCTCATCGCCGAGGCTGCCTCGCGGCCCGACAAGATCGTGGGCATGCACTTCTTCTCCCCGGTCAACAAGATGCCGCTTCTGGAGGTCATCCGCGGCCGGAGCACCGGCGCCGAAGCGGTGGCGACGGTCGTCGCCCTGGGGAAGCGGATCGGCAAGACCGTCATCGTGGTGAACGACGGGCCGGGCTTCTACACCTCGCGCATCCTCGCTCCCTACATCAACGAGGCGGCGTTCATCTTCACCGACGGCGCGGCGGTCGAGGACATCGACCGGGCGCTGGTCGACTTCGGTTTTCCGGTCGGCCCCATGCAGCTGCTCGACGAGGTGGGCATCGACGTCGCCGCCAAGGTCGCGCACGTCATGCACGACGCTTTCGGCGGCCGGTTGGCATCGCCGGCGGGTTTCGAGAAGCTGGTGGAGAGCGGACGCCTGGGGCGCAAGACGAAGAAGGGCTTCTATCTGTACGGCGAGTCGAAGACCAAAGAGGTGGACCGCGCGGTCTACGAGCTCACCCCGCAGGGCCACAAGCGCAACTCGCCGACCACGGGCGAGATCGCCGAGCGCTGCGTGCTGCAGATGGTGAACGAGGCCGCGCATTGCCTCGGCGACGGCATCCTCCGCTCCGCGCGCGACGGCGACGTCGGCGCGGTCTTCGGGCTCGGCTGGCCTCCGTTCCGCGGCGGTCCTTTCCGGTATGCGGATTCCCTGGGAGCGGCGCAGGTGGTCGAGCGCCTGCGGAGCTACCAGGACAAGTTCGGCGTCCGTTTCACCCCGGCCCCGAAGCTGGTGCAGCTCGCCAGCTCGGGCGGGAAGTTCCACGGCAGGTAG
- the rfbC gene encoding dTDP-4-dehydrorhamnose 3,5-epimerase produces MKFLQTELPGVVIVEPDVFRDARGFFLETFRADRYREGGIPFSFVQDNHSRSVRRTLRGLHAQRTRPQGKLVRVVRGEIFDVAVDIRLRSSTFGKWVGSRLSEENFRQIFVPPGFAHGFCALSDVAEVEYKCTDYYDRADEIGARWDSAGIDWPIDDPLLSPKDAALPTLSELRTMLES; encoded by the coding sequence TTGAAGTTTCTTCAGACCGAGCTGCCCGGCGTCGTGATCGTGGAGCCCGACGTGTTCCGCGACGCGCGCGGCTTCTTCCTCGAAACCTTCCGCGCCGACCGCTACCGCGAAGGCGGCATCCCCTTCTCCTTCGTCCAGGACAATCATTCGCGCTCGGTGCGAAGGACGCTTCGCGGCCTGCATGCGCAGCGCACCCGCCCGCAAGGGAAGCTGGTGCGGGTGGTGCGGGGCGAGATCTTCGACGTCGCCGTCGACATCCGCCTGCGCTCTTCGACGTTCGGCAAGTGGGTGGGCAGCCGCCTCAGCGAGGAGAACTTCCGCCAGATCTTCGTCCCGCCGGGGTTCGCCCACGGGTTCTGCGCGCTCAGCGACGTGGCCGAGGTCGAGTACAAGTGCACCGACTACTACGACCGCGCCGACGAGATCGGCGCACGCTGGGACAGCGCGGGGATCGACTGGCCGATCGACGACCCGCTGCTGTCGCCGAAGGACGCTGCCCTCCCCACCCTCTCCGAGCTGCGCACGATGCTGGAGAGTTGA